GAGCCCCGCTTCCCAAGGCTGGGAGGGGTactcagggaggaggggagcctggggaggggtgcCATTGTCGAATGGGTGAataaggagaggaaggaagaacggaaggaaggaaggtagtaAGGAAGGAAACACAGGACTTCTGCCTTTTTGATTAAATATTCCAGGTCGACGGGCTCAGTGAACGAGACCGTTAATTAAGCCGTGCTCAATTCAAGTGACAGGAAGGCCCCGGCCCGCAGAGATGTTCTGGAAACCAAGCAGTCCCTGGCAGAGGGCGAGGGGGCACACCAGCCTCATCGCCCCTGCCTTCCAGGGTTCCACCTATACCTCGGCCCTCTTGGGGATGCCCAGGCCCAAACACTCTCCCTGCCCGGACTGGGGGCTGCCCCACGGGGATCTTGGAGCCCccatccacccccaccccacccacattCCACCCGCCATCCCATCTGCATTCCTGCGCGGGTGCCTGGGCCTGGACCCTCGCCCTGACCCACGCATCGCACACCGCGTCGTCCACCCGGGCCAGCCTGGGCGCACTCCATCCGGAGGTCCTCGGGCAAACCCGAACTCCCGAGGGCGGGGGCTGGGGACCAGGCCTGCCGGCTAGGCTCTCTGGGTCTCGCTGGAGCGCCAAACCAGCCGCTCTTCTCCGGCCTCCGGGCGGCGAGGCGCAGCCCCCCGCGCTGGCTCCTACTCGGGGGCCGATTCCTCGCGGCGGCGGGCAGTGCGCGGCGGCGCGGCGGGACGCTGAGTGTGTGTGCGCGGCGCGGCCTATATTTACACcccaaacaaaataattacaCTTTTGTCGGAAGGAGAAAGCCAGTGATTAGGCGCGGGCTCTTTGCGGCAAAACAGTTTCTCAGTGGTACACCAGTATAATTTTTCACGGCTGGCTGAAATCAAAGAGGGGAGGTAATGAATCCGGCGAGCAATTTAAATTTACAATTTGtaacgccgccgccgccgccgcgcagACCCGGCCGAGAGCGCAGCTCCGAGGCGCTCGCTGCGTTTGTTTAATGTTAAAGCCGAGCTGGCTCTTGGGGTGGGGACGGGGAGgatgctggggggtggggggcggtaaTGATGGAAGTCAGGAGAGGACCCGCTGCGCCGCCCAAGACACCACCAGGAGAAGAGGACGAGGGACGCGCCTCCCGGGTCCCCCCAGCGCGCGCGTTCCCCGTGAAAGCAGGCCACTCTTGGCCACgcttgggggaggggggtttGGAAGAGCTAAGGGAGATACTCGGGCCGCCGTGAAAGCCCCCGCCCCGTTTCCACTTGGCTACAGAATCGTCCCAGGCAGGAGAGCTTCcgaggaggctggggaggtgcAACTGAAACGTTCTTTCATCCTCCCGGAAGGTCAGCTCCTAACGTCCGGAGGAGCCCCCATTCCGGCCGCTGCCCGGGGAATCCCCGGCTGGAGAAGTCGAGAGAAAGGCGCCCCCCAAGCCTCAGCTCAGCGTACCTCGAAACTCCCACCTCGGGCGGGCGTGTGCCTCCTCGCCGGTAATTAATTACCGAACTCAAGAGGGAATATGCAAACCGCATATTACTAACTCTATGGGGCTTAAGTGATTGGAAACAGATTATTATCCTGTttgtcttttgtctgttttacttATCCCGCCGCCGTCTGTCGAGTTGTAATGTTGATGGTCTTTACTCTAGGAGGAAGATTTTTATATAGTAAATTCCATCAACATCTTGTATAAGTGACATTGCGTCTCCATGCATTACCCTGTGAAGACACAAGCGGGTTATTAGTTACATATAGGAGGGGATTTCGCTGCCTGGTCGCCATCTGTTAACGCTGTTAGGGCAGGATAATTCCTCTAATAGTTGGGCGGCTGGTGTTTTTAGGATGCTGTGCATCCTGGAAGGTGGAGAGCCGGCGAAGGCCAAGCCAGCTTGGGCTGGGGCTAAGGGGTTCTGGACTGAAGCTGGGCCGTGCGAAGGCCCCGTGGGTGACTCCAGAGGGGCTGCGACCTGGACAGGATGGCTGAACTCAGCTGCAGGAGGCAGAAGGCCAGGCCAGGGCTTCTGGAAGTGGCGCCCTCATCTCCCGCAAAAGGGCATTGGGTTCCGGGTGACACACCACATCCAGGCTCCGAGAGACCCAGAGCTGCTCTCTGAGACTGCCCCCTACTCCTGTTCCCTCCCTGGTCTGGCACCACAGTGGCTAGGGCCTGGCAGTGCATTGGCATTTAAGCACATTCAGGAAGTAAGGGTGGGTGGATTTATTGGAAATGGACCCCAGCAGCCAACAGGGTGGGCAAAGCCAGGGCTGGGAATACACAGTGGCTGGGCTCTTGAAGTACCCAGTAGGGGGTTGAGGGAGAGTGGGCTCAGTGCACCTAGTCCAGAGCAGGGGAGAAGGCTTTCAGATGGGGGCTTTTAGTGACTGTCTGTGCGTCTTCCCCGGGCACTCCGAAATCAGCGCGGTGCGAGATGAGAATTGCTAATTGCAGTGTTGAGCCGGATGCCGGATTTGGACACCCAGCAgcgaggcagagggaggaaaattaaaatagaggGAGAAATCGAGAAAGAAAGCGATGGAGacacagagggaaagggaaacagaaagagacagaggctgAACATAAGAAAGAATACGAGACTGAAAGGAAAACAGATGTAGAGAGAAGCCAGTGAAACAAAAGACGGAGGAGGCAGCGCAAATCTCCGTCGCTTCGAGCCCGGACGCCTCTCTCCTCGGGCTTCTTGTATCTCTCGGTCAGTCCCTGCCCTGCCTGCGCTCAAGGACTCTTCCTGCCCCACGAGGGCAGGGCCAGGTGCTGCCAGAAACTGTGGTTTCATTTGGGGCTCCCGATGCTCTCCCAGCTGGGCCTGGGAGACCAGGCGAGATTCACCCTGCTGGTCCTGGCCGAGCCCGGCTCTAACCAGCCGCACCCCAACACTGTGTGGACACTGTCCCTTGGCAAGCTGGAGGATCGAGTAAGAGCATCGTCAGGCAGAAGCTCCCTGATTTGGGGACTGCTCTTCAGAGGCCCAGCTTGTGGGTCAATACCCTCCCCGGAGACCACCATCTGTCAATAAATTCCGTGTCCCCAACCAGATCACCTCCCCTAGAGACTGTGGGGGACAGCACCAGGCCTGGAAAGGAACGAGACGGGGGTGCGAAGGGGGAGCAAATGTCTCTGTGTCCCACCAAATGCCCCGACACAGGCACCCACTAATCTCGCTCTTCAAATCCACACAGGTAAGTGCCGCCAGgggtatacacacaaacatacccCCTAAAACCTACAGCAGTCGCAGAAGCAAAAATACCACACAATATCGCAcaatgcacacacacgtgcagacACACACATTGTGACTGACACCCAAACACTGATCCACAAAATTCTGCACTCACAAACACACCCAATCCagctcagacacacacacaggatctCAAGCACGCACACACTCatctacacacaaacacacattcagATTTTTTCAAGTCCATTTTCACATCAATGTGATGTGCACACACGTACACGAATGATCTTACACAAacgcacactcacacacctgAACACCCTCACATTCACACGGCTGTAAGTAagcatgcacacatatacacagaccAGTAAGAATACGTGTATCCAGACTGACACACAAACATAGCGGAAGTAGACACagatacaaacacacaaattGCACAAAATGTACACATACCAAATGGAACTCACATGGTTGATTACTACCTATAAACCGAGGGGAAAATACAATGCTCAAAGAGCAAGTGTAAGCTAGCAAACTCAGTAACTGCACCCAAACACACATCCACAGCCAGGTCTTGCAGGAACACGGTCCTCCGGCTCCAGCCCTGGGGCCCGGGGCCTACCTACCCCGTCAGCGACTTTGCCGCAGCGCGGTGGATGGAAAATCCCGCCGTGCCTTCCGGGCCTCCCTAACTTGGTGCCCCCGGGGGGCTGGGTTTACCCCTTGGGAAAGGAGGCCTGGccctcccctttctccccctACACCCCCACCCGGCTCTCCACACACACCTGCCAgcacctcccccgcccccacatTCCCCAGACCCTCGGCGCTCGGCGAGCCGCTCCTCCTGCGCCCTAGGAGGGCACACCCAGCCCGCGCCCTGCCCTGCGTGTGCAAGCAGCCAGCGGCCACGAAACCCGTGGCGCTCCCTGCCTCGGCAGTGCAACCCGCTCACCGCGGTGCCCCGACCGGCTGACCCGGGATCTGGAAGGTACAGCGAGGAAAAGAGAGACATGGTGAACCTCCCCTCTGAGCCGGCTTCGGGAAGACCCGTGCGCCCTggacctccccctcccccactgctccCCCAGAGGCCCATGGGCGGCGCGCTCAGGCCTGAAATTCCGGGGTCTCGGACAAGGCCATATGACACGCCCCCGGCCCCCCAACCTGGGCCTAGGCCTGCGCGAGGAAGGATATCCAAGCCAcaaggctttctctctctctctctctctgtccctctctttctttccatgagAAAGGCctggctgggccccagccccGTGTATGACAAAGGGAGCCGACTCTGGGAGTCCGGGGAGCTgcgctgctgcagctccagcgCGGACCCCAGGGACGCGGGCTGAAAGAGTCCAATCTGGacgggctgggctggggaggaggaggcggacATAGCGCAGCGAACCTCAGGCAACTTCTGCAAGTTCCCAGGATGGCAAAGGCGTCAGGGGTCCCTGCCCCCACTAGGCCCTGGAATCTTGGCCCCCAAATGTttgtaaggagagagagaggaagagagaagttttCAGATCGCGCgaccccatcccccagccccaaaCGGGAAGGTAAATACTTACTTAGCCTCGGAACCAGGTACAAGCTAATACTCAACAATACTGATGCCTTGTTTTTTTTGCTCTGTCCCGACCGCAACGCTGTGGCCAATTTAGATATGCTATAAATTTAAGAGGTTGCCATGGCCACCACGCGCCCATTGGCCGGCGGGCCCCCTACGTGCCGCGCCACGTCACCAAATCTGAATAAGGATGCGCGAATTAGGCGGCGGCCAGACAAAGATGAGGATCGGGACCGCTTGAAAGTGGGGGAAAGTGCCGGCGCCACCGCCACCGGGGAAAGCCGCTCGGCAGCGCCAAGGCTAGCAGCCACCCAAGACACCTGGGGGAGCCCGGAACAAGCACTGGGACGCGCGGCCCGGGGCATGAGGCTGTGAACgccaccactccccaccccacccccggcaGCCCAGCGCCAGGCCAGCGATCACCCAAGGACTTGACCGGCTGAGTCTTGGTCTGGACCGGACTCGCGCAGCGGCAGCCGAGATAACAGACGGAGCGCAGCGGCGGGGCCTGGGGGCCCGAGGGCCGGGGGCCCAAAGGGAGGGCAAGGCGGCCCGAGCCGCCGGGGCGCGGGGCTATGATGGTGCACTGTGCCGGTTGCGAGCGGCCCATCCTCGACCGCTTTCTGCTGAACGTGCTGGACCGCGCGTGGCACATCAAATGCGTTCAGTGCTGCGAGTGCAAGGCCAACCTCTCTGAGAAGTGCTTCTCACGCGAGGGCAAGCTCTACTGCAAAAATGACTTCTTCAGGTAAGAGGCCGCGCCGCGCTCCTGCCTGCGCGCCCGCCTGCGCGCGCTCCGCTGGGGCTCCGGGGAAGGGGAGACCGCGAAACGCATCCCAGCCTCCGGGGCTCAGAAGCTTAACTAGGGAGCGCGGCAGCCCACTGCTCTCCAGGAAAGGGCCTGAGCGCGGAGGGAGCAAGGACGCTGCTTCGCTACCTCTGGCTACCTCTTGTTCGCTCCTCCAGGCCAGCTTGGAGCGCTGGCAGGGGAGGAATTCCTGACAAACTTGCTCCCCACCTGTCTCTGCCCCTTCCTGGAGGCTGCGACCTGAGAGCGGAAGCTTCAAGCTTCCTCCGAGAGAGGAAGGGTTTTTGCCGAAGTTAGGGGCGGCTGGAGGGTTCTCCCACCAGGCAGAGTGGGCGAGCCCAGAGGCTGCCCTCCAGGCAGGCCAGCTCAGAGCCCTCCTGGACAAACGGAAACTTTCCAGCTCCGGAGGGGGCTGAGCCAGGAAGCTCTCCTCTGGTGATGGGGGAGGAACCCTTCTCCTCACCCGAAACTCcttaaacattttctcccaggtTGAAAAGTACAAACGAATTCAAAGCTGAGAATCAGGACCTCGGGGTCTAGCCTGGGCTGTGTCACCTCCTCTTGCTGCCTACGGGGGCCTGCAGGCAGGCCAGGGCAGgtcacttctttgagcctcagtttcccccgcTGGGAAATGCCAAAGGAGGCCTAGAAGGCTGTGGGGTTTTCGGCAGCTCAGCCCTGCCAGCTTCCGCTAAGCGCCCAGAGCCGGCTTTGTGAGCGCGAATTCCAGGGGCGCCGAGGGAAGGAGGGCGTGATTAACGCCTCGGAGAAAGGCAGCTCCGGGCCCAGCAGCTCTGCACTAGGGgatgtgaaaaggagaaaatgtcagCCTCGCCTTTACACGTGTAAACGCCCAGCCCCCCGAGGCCCGAGGCCCCTAATGTGGCAGTGCTTGCAAAGCACCTAATGATTTTTGATAAGGTGCATATGGCCAATTACGCCACCGGATAAGGCCAAAAGTGACTTATGGCTTCTAATGCCCTTACTACATCAACGTCACCCAAATTCGCCCTGTTTAGAGACATGGGTGTGAGTAGATATGGGGCCCCAAAGTCCCAGGCCCTCGCCCTCCCCCCCAACTACACTTCACCCCTCCCAGGTCTGCATCACCCATTTTGGGGGAGGCCGCCTTCTCCCACTgctcaaggaagaaagaaaaggatttagACCAGGAACTTGGGAAAAGGGGATTTGAGAGACCCCGTGTTCTGGCCATGCAGGTTTAGGATTGCCTTCTGGTCACACTCTCCCACTGCCTGCCAGGGCCAGAGATTTTGGGGGCTAGAGACTCAGTCTCAGCTTTCCAGAGCCCAGCGTTCTGAGGTCCTGCTGTCCAGAGGCTCCTGGCTGGCTCCAGCGGGTCCTGGAGTGCAGACTAGAAAGCCTCCAGTGCTGATGGCGCTGGGAATCAGCAACggttccctccttcctgctcaggTCCACCTCAGGAGAGGGGCTCCCCGCCCCCTTGCTAGGAACCGCCAGCCAGGCCAAGTGCCCCCTACCTGGGCCCCAGCACACTGGAAACGAGCCAAGAGGCCAAGCCAAGAAGTGGTCCAGATCTGGCCTGCCCGGCTTAAAATGCTCCGTGACCTCGAGAGCCGAGTTTGCCTCGAGCGGCCCAGGCGGACCTGGCAAGGACATGGGGGGAACATCTTGGGGTGCTCTGGGCCTTCTGCTTGGCTGACGGCTGAGCCCATGGCTGGAAGCCCAGGAGACTGAACAAACCTGAGCAGACAAAACAGGCCCAGCCCCAAGAACAGCCCAGGACATTGGTCTCACCTCCTGCACTCTAGACCGAGAGCACAGGAGGAGGGTCTCATCAGACAGATGTGGCAATGGAGGCTTCTCAGAAGCTAAGGCGGGTGGGGAGAGGTCAGGGGCTCGAGAGGGTGGGACATCGGGCTGCTCCAAGGTGACAAGAGATGACAGGGCGTGTTGTGTCTGCAGGCGTTTTGGCACCAAGTGTGCAGGCTGCGCGCAGGGCATCTCGCCCAGCGACCTGGTGCGCAAGGCCCGCAGCAAAGTCTTCCACCTCAACTGCTTCACCTGCATGGTGTGCAACAAGCAGCTGTCCACGGGCGAGGAGCTCTATGTCATCGACGAGAACAAGTTCGTGTGCAAGGACGACTACCTGAGCTCCTCCAGCCTCAAGGAGGGTAGCCTCAACTCAGGTAGGAGGCCACCTGCCACGCCCAGCCTGGCACTCTCTACTTTGCCCCCTGTGTACATTCTGTCCCGGCTCAGAGCTCTCCACGCCTGCTCACCTGCCAGGCAACTCTCAAGGCcagtggagggggtggggaggagagtcAGCATTTGGACCCCGTCCTCCAGGACACCGGAAAGCCAGCTCTTTCCCCCCAGTCCTCCAGTACAGGAGCTTTTTCCAACTTGCTGCCCTTCCCCAATTTGGAACCACGAAATTCCCCTTTCTGCCTCTTTTCAGCTCCTGGTAATTTCTAGCTGCACTGGGAGGACCCTAATTAGgattggaggaaggagagaagggagaggaagatcTGAGGCCCGCTGGGCATCTGTACCCTCCTCCCGTGCCCTCTTCAAGAAGGCCAGTCTCTCCAGAGGGCGTGCCTCCCCCTTACCCAGGCAATAGCGGAAAGTGCTGAGAGGGCTTGAGAAGGGTCCCTCCAGAGGCCCAGCCCCGCCTGCAGGGAGTGGGCGGGCGCCGGCCCCCTGAGGGAGGGGCTGTCGCGGGGTTTGGGAGGGACCCCGGCGCGGTTGCTGGTGGCCTGGGCCTGCAGGAGCCAACTACCCGATTGAAGAGGCCGCGGGCCGCCGCTGACGCTGCTGTTTCCCTTCCCGCTCCGTCCGCCCGCAGTGTCATCCTGTACGGACCGCAGTTTGTCCCCGGACCTGCAGGACCCACTCCAGGACGACCCCAAGGAGACGGATAACTCGACGTCGTCGGACAAGGAGACGGCCAACAACGAGAACGAGGAGCAGAACTCAGGCACGAAGCGGCGCGGCCCGCGCACCACGATCAAAGCTAAGCAGCTGGAGACGCTCAAGGCCGCCTTCGCCGCCACGCCCAAGCCCACGCGCCACATCCGCGAGCAGCTGGCGCAGGAGACTGGCCTGAACATGCGGGTCATCCAGGTGCGGCCCGGCCCGGGTCAGCCCTCTGCAGCCCCGCTGCGTGCGGGAGCCTCCCACCCAGCCTCGATGGCTAAAAGGGCACAGAGTTCGGGTCCGCCGAGGGGCAGACGGTGCGCCCGAGGTCAGGGCCAGCTGGTCAAACTCCTAGCCAAAAAATTCCGCTTTGCCCTGCCGTCCTTCTGGACGTGTGATCTTGGGCCGGTCACTTCGCCTCTCTGAATTCCTCCCCCGCCCCGTTCAAGGACAGTTTTAAGTCTCGCTGGGGTACCGGatccctcccttcttttcagCTTCCGAGCCGAGAAAGAGGCGAGGTTCTTCACATTCTCCCCCCTGCCCCCATGCGCGGGCAGACAGACAAACGGTCAGAGCCCGGCTGGGGAGCCGAGGGGTCGAGAAGAGAGCCATGCCGGGAGGAAAGCCTTTATAAAGCCGTCAGGCCGCGGGCGGGCCGAGGACCAGGAAGCCCAAGTCTTTATGAGTCGCCCCACGGGTCCGCGAAATCCTTCACCCTTGGCTGGTTCGCCGAGGCCCCTCTCCACCCCTCCGGCCTAATCCGGCCCGGCCTCCGCCTCTGGGCAGCCTTGGCGCAGAGGAGGCGCTAGGACCCAGCGGGGGCTGCCCAggcggggagaggaagggagggcacCCCCGAACCGAGCTCACAGCCCCCTCCTCTGTCCCAGGTGTGGTTCCAGAACCGACGGTCCAAAGAACGCCGGATGAAGCAGCTGAGCGCGCTGGGCGCCCGGAGACACGCCTTCTTCCGGAGTCCGCGGCGCATGCGTCCGCTGGGAGGCCGCTTGGACGAGTCTGAGATGTTGGGGTCCACTCCGTATACCTACTACGGAGGTAAGGGCCCCCCGCGGGACGCGCTGCCCGACACCTACACCCGCCCCGTTCTGGGAGCTGAGGGCGCAGGGCTGATCCCGGACGCTCTGGGTCGCCCAAGGAACCTCCACCTCCCTTTCTACTCACGCAGGAGTTACACAACCAGGGACGCACCTtaacagacacacatacacactcacccATAAATACCTCTTGGACACAAAAGCAGACAcgtgagttcactcacccataCAGTGATACACACAGATAACACACTCATCCACGCAGGACACGTAGGTGCACTCCTGCACGCTCGAGTTCAGAGacttcacacacacaaatctagACACATGGTCACGCAACCACACACAGGTATACTCCACTACCCAGATACACTCACTGACCAACACACCCGGAGAGATCCACGGCCTCACACAGTCCCAAGCATCACACCAAGGCAGTCATTCACAAATCCGCATGCCCCTTGCCCCAGCCGGACACACAGCCTTCCTGCTGCTCTTGCCGGCGGCCTAGTGCACTTGCACCAGTGGGAACACTGGCCCTGGAGGGCCGCATAGGGATGGAGGGATCAGGATTCACCCCGGGCTGCCTGCTCACTAGCTTCCGAGTCAGCAACTCCTGTTCCACAGCAACTGTGTGCACAGCAGCTGGCACGCGGCAGTTACTCTGCGCAGGACTTCCACCGACTTCCCAGCTCCAAGCCCGCCAGGGTTCCTGCGAGCTGGGGCTCAAGGATTGGGCCAACCCAGTTACCTACTCGCGGTCTTTGATGCTGTAGGGGACGGGGAGCACGAGTTTGCAAAGAACAATTCCGCCGTTGGGTACCAGGTTCAGGCCTGAGTGAACCCTCCTCTTGGTCACCCCTTcgcttcttcctctctctctcttctcctcctttccttctccactgCCCCTCCGTTGCCTTCGCACACTTGCTTGCCAACTGATTCCAACTCTGCCGCTACCATCCCAGCTCCCCACCGCGGTTTTTGAGGCCCTCTGTGCTCTGGGGCACTGAAGCCCTCGCTCCCCATCCTGCACTTCCCAGACCCGTGCAGGCACAGGAAAGGCACCTCCCGCTTCTGTTGCTGAGCCTCTGAATTTAGGGAGCCCCCAGGAGTGCCCATGCCTGAGGGGAATCTTTGCTGTGAGTTGCTCAGTGTCCTGGCCTGGGTTGGGGGGGACTCGTTGCCCAGTTAGAGGAGAGGACACTTTTCTTAGAAAAGTGGGTTTGGCGGCAACGCCGAGGGCGAGGGCGAGGCGCCGGGCGCCCGGGCAAATCCGGGGAGAGAGCTACGGGCTTCTTCCGTACATCCGCAGGCCTGGGAGGTTGGATCTTCAGGTCCGGCGGGGGCCCGCAGAAATTGTGGACAAAATGCGCCGCTGTGCTTTTTGGAGAGAGGCTCTGCGGTGGCAGGGCCCTGGTTGGCGGGCTACAGACACTCAGGACAGCCCAGGTGGTGGCCACGTCTTGGGGTCCCGGCTCAGCGACTCTCTTcacccatctctgcctccctccgCACAGAATCTCGGCCTGGCGCAGGGAGGCGGTGGGGCGGACCGGTCCGGAATTTCTCCCCGCCTGGGCAATTAAGCAAGGTTTCCCGAGGACAGTGAGCCCCACCAATCCCGCCGACCCTCTCCCCGCGCGTCTGCGGGGTGAGGTGGGGGTCTGCACACGCGGGCCCCTCTGTCAGTGAAATGGGGGAGGGCAGGACCCCCCCAGTCCCAGCGAGGCAGCCCCGCCTAATCCGCGCTGGGAGATCCCGGCGGCGGGGCCGGCAGCGGGCGAGAAAGGGGCCgggcggcggggccggcggcCCCCGTGGGAGCGCGGACAAAGCCCCAGCTGCGGCTTTTGTGCCCTTTTCAGACGGCGTTTGTTCCAATTACCTCCGGCCCGGCCGCCATATGGGCGGAGGCGGCGCGCTCCGCGCGGGGGCCGCGGCCCTCGTTGGCTTGCCGGCTCGCTGCTGGCCGCGGCCGTCCCCCATCCCCGTCCCTTAGGGGCCCCAAACTCGCCGCTTCCAACCTTTCCCTTCACTTTCGGGGAGAATGGAATGAGTGGGTTTTAAAAAGTAACTGGCGACCGCTTGAGCTGTTGTCTACGCCGTCTCCAAGCCGCGCCTCCTGACACCGTCCGTTTAGACAGATTTCTGGGTTTAGAGAGGGACGGGGTGTCCAGAACTCGCCCGGGGTCTGAGTCCCAAAGACGGAGCAGGGAGCTGGGTTTTCGGAGGAGACCTGGCTGCCTGGCGCGCTGGTTTTCCCGCCGTACAAAGCGGGTTGTGGTCACCGGTGCCGGCTGCAAGGTGCTCCTTTCGTGGGGTCCCACACCCCAGTCTTTCAGGGGCCGACCTGAGGGCGGGGAGCAGGCTGTCCAGAAGGGCCTGACGGATGGGGTTATGCGAGGAGGTCAGACGGTTGATGCACAATTTGTTGAGAATGGGGGGGGGCGTGTAACCCAGAGTCCCTGCACCCCCTGATTTTGTGGGTTAAATGCACATCTGTGCATTTCACTGGAGAGGGAGTCCATAGCTATTTATCAGATCCTCAAAAGGGCTCAGTGTCCCCAAATGCTTCACAGCCTGAGTGTCCTGGCAGACCCGCCCAGGGGGAGCCTGGAGGACCGAGCCTTTCCCCGAGgcacccgtgaaaccctgggcatgACCGGGTGAGCGCTCACGTCCTCCTCCCCTGCTGTCAAGTTGCTGTGGCCCAGCGTTCTCCGTTCCAGACCAGGCGAGGCCGGGGCAAACGGTCGGACCCCCACGTTTACCGGGACCGACGCAGGGCTATACTTGGCGGGGCAAAGGGCAGCGCCAGGTCGGCGAGGTGCGGGGAGCGATGGAGAGAGCGGGAGGCCGCCTTGCGCG
This genomic stretch from Equus przewalskii isolate Varuska chromosome 7, EquPr2, whole genome shotgun sequence harbors:
- the LHX5 gene encoding LIM/homeobox protein Lhx5; this encodes MMVHCAGCERPILDRFLLNVLDRAWHIKCVQCCECKANLSEKCFSREGKLYCKNDFFRRFGTKCAGCAQGISPSDLVRKARSKVFHLNCFTCMVCNKQLSTGEELYVIDENKFVCKDDYLSSSSLKEGSLNSVSSCTDRSLSPDLQDPLQDDPKETDNSTSSDKETANNENEEQNSGTKRRGPRTTIKAKQLETLKAAFAATPKPTRHIREQLAQETGLNMRVIQVWFQNRRSKERRMKQLSALGARRHAFFRSPRRMRPLGGRLDESEMLGSTPYTYYGDYQGDYYAPGGNYDFFAHGPPSQAQSPADSSFLAASGPGSTPLGALEPPLAGPHAADNPRFTDMISHPDTPSPEPGLPGALHPMPGEVFSGGPSPPFPMSGTSGYSGPLSHPNPELNEAAVW